A single Cottoperca gobio chromosome 5, fCotGob3.1, whole genome shotgun sequence DNA region contains:
- the LOC115008381 gene encoding LOW QUALITY PROTEIN: globoside alpha-1,3-N-acetylgalactosaminyltransferase 1-like (The sequence of the model RefSeq protein was modified relative to this genomic sequence to represent the inferred CDS: deleted 1 base in 1 codon), which produces MALFPFCKTAAGAVRVSRIQLVLYCFLLSLLIYFLHGRKAAVGVESPHPVVHALGMDRVMTDMTVIKVTAPKTPLQTPWGDPLVWGDTRKSALRRAKFAHRGIRTGLLALVVGTYAQFVRRFLISAETHFLPGQMVTYYILTDNPRSLDPPIQLGPERQLKVVPIAELPGWDRLARRRMTLLADAIRNPIGSEVEYIFCADIDQEFVAPVGEEILGDLVATLHPELYGMPRNAFPYEVEELSSAYVEDDEGDYYYTSELYGGLVSEMHRLARACSLLILQDHANGVTAKGLEESYLNRYLIDYRPTCVLSPEYSWWDSALAPDVPVQRIVSLGRQSEAFHNQKRESRVLLAEPIEV; this is translated from the exons ATGGCGCTGTTCCCGTTCTGCAAGACGGCCGCAG GAGCAGTCAGAGTGAGCAGAATACAATTGGTCCTGTACTGTTTTCTCCTGTCTCTTCTCATAT ACTTCCTCCATGGACGTAAAGCCGCTGTCGGTGTCGAGTCACCTCATCCTGTCGTTCATGCCTTGGGAATGGACAGAGTAATGACAGACATGACGGTCATCAAGGTAACGGCGCCAAAAACTCCTCTGCAGACGCCATGGGGTGATCCTTTAGTGTGGGGTGACACCCGTAAGTCAGCTTTGCGAAGGGCTAAATTCGCACACCGGGGAATCCGTACAGGTCTGCTTGCCCTCGTGGTGGGAACTTACGCCCAGTTTGTGCGACGTTTCCTCATTTCGGCTGAAACCCACTTCCTCCCTGGTCAGATGGTCACCTACTACATTCTCACGGACAATCCCCGCTCTCTGGATCCCCCCATTCAGTTGGGGCCTGAACGACAGCTGAAGGTGGTTCCTATTGCAGAGCTGCCTGGGTGGGACAGGTTGGCGCGTCGCCGCATGACCCTGCTCGCCGATGCCATCAGAAACCCAATAGGCAGCGAGGTCGAATACATCTTCTGTGCTGACATCGATCAGGAGTTTGTGGCCCCTGTGGGAGAGGAAATCCTCGGAGACCTGGTGGCCACTTTGCATCCAGAGCTCTATGGGATGCCACGAAACGCGTTTCCTTATGAAGTCGAAGAGCTCTCGTCAGCTTATGTGGAGGACGATGAAGGAGACTACTACTACACTTCTGAACTGTATGGTGGGTTGGTTTCTGAGATGCACAGACTGGCTCGAGCCTGTTCTTTGCTCATTCTGCAGGATCATGCAAAC GGGGTGACGGCCAAGGGCCTCGAGGAGAGCTACCTGAACCGCTACCTGATCGACTACAGGCCCACCTGTGTGCTGTCCCCAGAGTACAGCTGGTGGGACTCAGCCCTGGCTCCTGATGTGCCTGTACAGAGGATAGTCTCTTTGGGAAGGCAAAGTGAGGCTTTCCATAACCAGAAAAGAGAATCAAGGGTTCTGCTGGCTGAACCCATTGAAGTATGA